The following proteins are encoded in a genomic region of Labeo rohita strain BAU-BD-2019 chromosome 5, IGBB_LRoh.1.0, whole genome shotgun sequence:
- the atp6v0a2b gene encoding V-type proton ATPase 116 kDa subunit a isoform X1, giving the protein MGSLFRSEEMCLAQLFLQSGSAYDCISELGELGLVEFRDLNPSVNSFQRKFVSEIKRCEEMERILGYLLREIKKEDIPLPEGEVNPAAPLPKHVMVIMEQLQRLELELSEVTRNKEKLQKNLLELTEYTHMLRITRNFVHHSAEQREPSQVQYEEFPFLEKEPMMDYTSMQRLGAKLGFISGLIQSVKIEAFERMLWRVCKGYTILSYSEVEGLLEDPDTGEPTRSVVFLISYWGDQIGQKVKKICDCYHCHLYPYPNSNEERTDVVEGLRTRIQDLHTVLHRTEDYLRQVLMKASESVYIWVIQVKKMKAIYHILNLCSFDVTNKCLIAEVWCPVNDLPVIRRALEDGSRKSGATVPSFVNRIPSNDTPPTLIRTNKFTSGFQNIVDAYGVSSYREVNPAPYTIITFPFLFAVMFGDLGHGIIMALFALWMVLYENDRKLKKTRNEIWNIFFEGRYIILLMGIFSVYTGLIYNDCFSKSLNLFGSGWSVKAMYNQKVWNNSTAHSNSFLALDPNVPGVFKGAYPLGIDPIWNLASNRLTFLNSYKMKMSVIVGIIHMTFGVILGVFNHLHFRRTFNLYLILIPELLFLLCLFGYLVFMIIYKWLFFTVKDSQTAPSILIHFINMFLMQGDSGQPLYPGQAGFQVFLVVVAVLSVPVLLLGKPLYLYWQHKGRDHLSMYRGYQRVRRSSEEEISLMHTHDMEEGTSLDSHSSSSDSQSEEFDFADVFLHQAIHTIEYCLGCISNTASYLRLWALSLAHAQLSEVLWAMVMRVGLRVDTNVGIMFLVPVFGLFAVLTVSILLVMEGLSAFLHALRLHWVEFQNKFYSGAGVKFVPFAFSLLHTSFENEGLL; this is encoded by the exons ATGGGTTCGTTGTTTCGGAGTGAGGAGATGTGTCTTGCCCAGCTCTTTCTGCAGTCCGGATCCGCTTACGACTGCATCAGTGAACTCGGCGAACTCGGGCTGGTGGAGTTCAGAGAC cTTAACCCAAGTGTGAACTCTTTTCAGCGGAAGTTTGTCAGTGAAATCAAGAGATGTGAGGAGATGGAGAGGATTCTGG GATATCTTCTGAGGGAAATTAAAAAAGAAGACATCCCACTGCCAGAAGGAGAGGTGAACCCAGCTGCACCATTACCCAAACATGTGATGGTCATAATG gaGCAGCTACAGAGACTGGAACTGGAGCTGAGCGAGGTCACCAGGAACAAGGAGAAACTCCAGAAGAACCTTCTGGAACTGACTGAGTACACACACATGCTGCGCATCACTCGCAACTTTGTGCACCACAGTGCAGAG CAGAGAGAGCCATCGCAGGTTCAATATGAAGAGTTTCCCTTCCTAGAGAAAGAACCCATGATGGACTACACCAGCATGCAGAGGCTTGGAGCCAAGCTTGG GTTCATTTCTGGGCTCATCCAGAGCGTTAAAATCGAGGCATTTGAGCGAATGCTCTGGAGAGTGTGTAAGGGTTACACCATCCTCAGCTACTCGGAGGTTGAAGGGCTTCTGGAGGACCCTGATACG GGGGAGCCAACCAGGAGTGTGGTGTTTCTCATTTCATACTGGGGAGATcagattggacagaaagttaaGAAGATATGTGACTG cTACCACTGTCACCTCTACCCGTACCCCAACAGTAATGAGGAGAGGACAGATGTAGTGGAGGGGCTCCGCACACGCATTCAGGACTTGCACACG GTTCTTCACCGTACTGAGGATTACCTGAGGCAGGTATTGATGAAGGCCTCAGAGTCTGTGTACATTTGGGTGATCCAAGTTAAGAAAATGAAGGCCATATATCACATCCTCAACCTTTGCAGTTTTGATGTGACGAACAAGTGCCTCATAGCTGAGGTGTGGTGTCCTGTAAATGATCTGCCTGTGATTCGGAGAGCTCTAGAGGATGGATCG AGGAAGAGTGGAGCCACAGTTCCTTCATTTGTCAATCGTATCCCAAGCAATGACACTCCACCAACGCTCATACGCACCAATAAGTTTACCTCAGGCTTTCAGAATATAGTGGACGCCTACGGTGTAAGCAGCTACAGAGAGGTCAACCCAG CTCCATATACAATCATTACCTTTCCCTTCCTGTTTGCTGTGATGTTTGGAGACCTCGGGCACGGCATCATTATGGCATTGTTTGCTCTGTGGATGGTTCTCTATGAGAATGACCGCAAACTCAAGAAAACCAGAAATGAG atctggAACATTTTTTTCGAGGGCCGTTACATCATCCTGTTGATGGGTATATTTTCAGTCTACACTGGATTAATATACAACGACTGCTTCTCTAAATCACTCAACCTGTTCGGCTCGGGGTGGAGCGTCAAGGCCATGTATAACCAAAAAGTCTGGAA TAATAGCACGGCCCACTCAAATAGCTTCCTTGCACTGGATCCAAACGTCCCAGGAGTCTTTAAAGGGGCCTATCCTTTGGGCATTGACCCG ATCTGGAACCTGGCATCAAACCGTCTCACCTTCCTGAACTCCTATAAGATGAAGATGTCTGTGATTGTAGGAATAATCCACATGACTTTTGGAGTCATCCTCGGCGTTTTCAATCACCT GCACTTCAGACGGACGTTCAATCTGTACCTGATACTTATTCCTGAGCTGCTCTTCCTGCTGTGCCTCTTCGGCTATCTGGTCTTCATGATTATTTATAAGTGGCTGTTTTTCACAGTCAAAGACTCTCAGACAGCTCCCAGCATTCTCATCCACTTTATCAACATGTTCCTGATGCAGGGGGACTCCGGTCAACCCCTTTACCCAGGACAG GCCGGGTTTCAGGTGTTCCTGGTGGTTGTGGCAGTTCTCTCTGTGCCTGTGTTACTATTGGGCAAACCTCTCTACCTCTACTGGCAACACAAGGGCAGAGACCACCTGAGCATGTACCGG gGTTATCAGCGTGTGCGTCGCAGCAGTGAAGAGGAGATCTCTCTCATGCATACTCATGATATGGAGGAGGGCACCAGTCTGGACAGCCACTCCTCCAGctctgacagccaatcagaggaG TTTGATTTTGCAGATGTTTTCCTCCATCAGGCTATCCACACTATAGAGTACTGCCTGGGGTGCATCTCTAACACTGCGTCTTATCTTCGCCTGTGGGCTCTCAGCCTGGCACATGCTC AGCTCTCTGAAGTGTTGTGGGCGATGGTGATGCGGGTCGGCCTGCGTGTGGACACCAATGTAGGCATTATGTTCCTGGTGCCTGTCTTTGGTCTGTTTGCTGTCCTCACTGTGTCCATCCTGCTGGTGATGGAGGGACTTTCAGCTTTCCTTCATGCTCTCAGACTCCACTG GGTGGAGTTTCAGAATAAGTTCTACAGCGGCGCTGGCGTCAAGTTTGTACCGTTTGCCTTCTCTCTCTTGCACACCAGCTTTGAAAACGAGGGGCTCTTGTGA
- the atp6v0a2b gene encoding V-type proton ATPase 116 kDa subunit a isoform X2, which translates to MGSLFRSEEMCLAQLFLQSGSAYDCISELGELGLVEFRDLNPSVNSFQRKFVSEIKRCEEMERILGYLLREIKKEDIPLPEGEVNPAAPLPKHVMVIMEQLQRLELELSEVTRNKEKLQKNLLELTEYTHMLRITRNFVHHSAEREPSQVQYEEFPFLEKEPMMDYTSMQRLGAKLGFISGLIQSVKIEAFERMLWRVCKGYTILSYSEVEGLLEDPDTGEPTRSVVFLISYWGDQIGQKVKKICDCYHCHLYPYPNSNEERTDVVEGLRTRIQDLHTVLHRTEDYLRQVLMKASESVYIWVIQVKKMKAIYHILNLCSFDVTNKCLIAEVWCPVNDLPVIRRALEDGSRKSGATVPSFVNRIPSNDTPPTLIRTNKFTSGFQNIVDAYGVSSYREVNPAPYTIITFPFLFAVMFGDLGHGIIMALFALWMVLYENDRKLKKTRNEIWNIFFEGRYIILLMGIFSVYTGLIYNDCFSKSLNLFGSGWSVKAMYNQKVWNNSTAHSNSFLALDPNVPGVFKGAYPLGIDPIWNLASNRLTFLNSYKMKMSVIVGIIHMTFGVILGVFNHLHFRRTFNLYLILIPELLFLLCLFGYLVFMIIYKWLFFTVKDSQTAPSILIHFINMFLMQGDSGQPLYPGQAGFQVFLVVVAVLSVPVLLLGKPLYLYWQHKGRDHLSMYRGYQRVRRSSEEEISLMHTHDMEEGTSLDSHSSSSDSQSEEFDFADVFLHQAIHTIEYCLGCISNTASYLRLWALSLAHAQLSEVLWAMVMRVGLRVDTNVGIMFLVPVFGLFAVLTVSILLVMEGLSAFLHALRLHWVEFQNKFYSGAGVKFVPFAFSLLHTSFENEGLL; encoded by the exons ATGGGTTCGTTGTTTCGGAGTGAGGAGATGTGTCTTGCCCAGCTCTTTCTGCAGTCCGGATCCGCTTACGACTGCATCAGTGAACTCGGCGAACTCGGGCTGGTGGAGTTCAGAGAC cTTAACCCAAGTGTGAACTCTTTTCAGCGGAAGTTTGTCAGTGAAATCAAGAGATGTGAGGAGATGGAGAGGATTCTGG GATATCTTCTGAGGGAAATTAAAAAAGAAGACATCCCACTGCCAGAAGGAGAGGTGAACCCAGCTGCACCATTACCCAAACATGTGATGGTCATAATG gaGCAGCTACAGAGACTGGAACTGGAGCTGAGCGAGGTCACCAGGAACAAGGAGAAACTCCAGAAGAACCTTCTGGAACTGACTGAGTACACACACATGCTGCGCATCACTCGCAACTTTGTGCACCACAGTGCAGAG AGAGAGCCATCGCAGGTTCAATATGAAGAGTTTCCCTTCCTAGAGAAAGAACCCATGATGGACTACACCAGCATGCAGAGGCTTGGAGCCAAGCTTGG GTTCATTTCTGGGCTCATCCAGAGCGTTAAAATCGAGGCATTTGAGCGAATGCTCTGGAGAGTGTGTAAGGGTTACACCATCCTCAGCTACTCGGAGGTTGAAGGGCTTCTGGAGGACCCTGATACG GGGGAGCCAACCAGGAGTGTGGTGTTTCTCATTTCATACTGGGGAGATcagattggacagaaagttaaGAAGATATGTGACTG cTACCACTGTCACCTCTACCCGTACCCCAACAGTAATGAGGAGAGGACAGATGTAGTGGAGGGGCTCCGCACACGCATTCAGGACTTGCACACG GTTCTTCACCGTACTGAGGATTACCTGAGGCAGGTATTGATGAAGGCCTCAGAGTCTGTGTACATTTGGGTGATCCAAGTTAAGAAAATGAAGGCCATATATCACATCCTCAACCTTTGCAGTTTTGATGTGACGAACAAGTGCCTCATAGCTGAGGTGTGGTGTCCTGTAAATGATCTGCCTGTGATTCGGAGAGCTCTAGAGGATGGATCG AGGAAGAGTGGAGCCACAGTTCCTTCATTTGTCAATCGTATCCCAAGCAATGACACTCCACCAACGCTCATACGCACCAATAAGTTTACCTCAGGCTTTCAGAATATAGTGGACGCCTACGGTGTAAGCAGCTACAGAGAGGTCAACCCAG CTCCATATACAATCATTACCTTTCCCTTCCTGTTTGCTGTGATGTTTGGAGACCTCGGGCACGGCATCATTATGGCATTGTTTGCTCTGTGGATGGTTCTCTATGAGAATGACCGCAAACTCAAGAAAACCAGAAATGAG atctggAACATTTTTTTCGAGGGCCGTTACATCATCCTGTTGATGGGTATATTTTCAGTCTACACTGGATTAATATACAACGACTGCTTCTCTAAATCACTCAACCTGTTCGGCTCGGGGTGGAGCGTCAAGGCCATGTATAACCAAAAAGTCTGGAA TAATAGCACGGCCCACTCAAATAGCTTCCTTGCACTGGATCCAAACGTCCCAGGAGTCTTTAAAGGGGCCTATCCTTTGGGCATTGACCCG ATCTGGAACCTGGCATCAAACCGTCTCACCTTCCTGAACTCCTATAAGATGAAGATGTCTGTGATTGTAGGAATAATCCACATGACTTTTGGAGTCATCCTCGGCGTTTTCAATCACCT GCACTTCAGACGGACGTTCAATCTGTACCTGATACTTATTCCTGAGCTGCTCTTCCTGCTGTGCCTCTTCGGCTATCTGGTCTTCATGATTATTTATAAGTGGCTGTTTTTCACAGTCAAAGACTCTCAGACAGCTCCCAGCATTCTCATCCACTTTATCAACATGTTCCTGATGCAGGGGGACTCCGGTCAACCCCTTTACCCAGGACAG GCCGGGTTTCAGGTGTTCCTGGTGGTTGTGGCAGTTCTCTCTGTGCCTGTGTTACTATTGGGCAAACCTCTCTACCTCTACTGGCAACACAAGGGCAGAGACCACCTGAGCATGTACCGG gGTTATCAGCGTGTGCGTCGCAGCAGTGAAGAGGAGATCTCTCTCATGCATACTCATGATATGGAGGAGGGCACCAGTCTGGACAGCCACTCCTCCAGctctgacagccaatcagaggaG TTTGATTTTGCAGATGTTTTCCTCCATCAGGCTATCCACACTATAGAGTACTGCCTGGGGTGCATCTCTAACACTGCGTCTTATCTTCGCCTGTGGGCTCTCAGCCTGGCACATGCTC AGCTCTCTGAAGTGTTGTGGGCGATGGTGATGCGGGTCGGCCTGCGTGTGGACACCAATGTAGGCATTATGTTCCTGGTGCCTGTCTTTGGTCTGTTTGCTGTCCTCACTGTGTCCATCCTGCTGGTGATGGAGGGACTTTCAGCTTTCCTTCATGCTCTCAGACTCCACTG GGTGGAGTTTCAGAATAAGTTCTACAGCGGCGCTGGCGTCAAGTTTGTACCGTTTGCCTTCTCTCTCTTGCACACCAGCTTTGAAAACGAGGGGCTCTTGTGA